A genome region from Chengkuizengella sp. SCS-71B includes the following:
- the namA gene encoding NADPH dehydrogenase NamA: protein MAKKLFSSYDLKDVTLKNRIVMSPMCMYSCVKEDGKVMDWHLTHYTSRAVGQVGLIIVEATAVDPQGRISLYDLGIWNDEQVEGLKQLTEMTHQHGSKIGIQLAHAGRKAEVDGNIIAPSAISFNDEMRIPQEMSLNQIKETIEAFKEGARRAKIAGFDVIEIHGAHGYLISSFLSPLTNHRTDEYGGSTENRYRFLSQVIEAIKEEWEGPLFVRVSANDYVEGGNTLSDFIYYAKRMKEQGVDLVDCSSGGVVPASIDAYPGYQVKYADQIRNEGNIATGAVGLIVNGLQAEEILKNERADLIFIGRELLRDPYWVRTAANQLRVEIESPVQYNRAW, encoded by the coding sequence ATGGCAAAGAAATTATTTTCTAGTTACGATTTAAAAGATGTAACTTTAAAAAATCGTATCGTAATGTCACCCATGTGTATGTATTCATGTGTTAAAGAAGATGGAAAAGTGATGGATTGGCATCTTACTCACTATACAAGTAGAGCGGTAGGGCAAGTAGGCTTGATTATTGTAGAAGCTACAGCTGTAGATCCTCAAGGACGGATATCCCTATATGATCTGGGAATATGGAATGATGAACAAGTTGAAGGTTTAAAACAATTAACTGAAATGACTCATCAACATGGCAGTAAGATTGGAATTCAATTAGCTCACGCAGGTCGTAAAGCTGAAGTAGATGGCAACATAATTGCACCTTCAGCTATTTCTTTTAATGATGAAATGAGAATACCTCAAGAAATGTCTCTTAATCAAATAAAAGAAACGATTGAGGCTTTTAAAGAAGGTGCTCGAAGAGCAAAGATTGCTGGATTTGATGTTATAGAAATTCATGGAGCTCATGGTTATTTAATAAGCAGTTTTTTATCTCCTCTAACTAATCACAGAACGGATGAGTATGGTGGGAGTACAGAAAATCGATATCGTTTTTTATCGCAGGTGATAGAAGCAATAAAAGAAGAATGGGAAGGACCGCTTTTTGTTCGGGTTTCTGCAAATGATTATGTAGAAGGTGGCAATACTCTTAGTGACTTTATTTATTATGCTAAAAGAATGAAGGAGCAGGGTGTAGATTTAGTTGATTGCAGTTCAGGAGGAGTTGTCCCTGCTTCCATTGATGCTTATCCTGGTTATCAGGTGAAGTATGCTGATCAAATTAGAAATGAAGGCAACATTGCTACTGGTGCAGTAGGTTTAATCGTGAATGGATTGCAAGCTGAGGAAATTCTTAAGAATGAGAGAGCAGATCTTATTTTTATTGGACGAGAATTATTAAGAGATCCTTATTGGGTTAGAACAGCTGCTAATCAATTGCGTGTTGAAATCGAAAGTCCTGTTCAATATAACAGAGCTTGGTAA